In a single window of the Bacillus mycoides genome:
- a CDS encoding M28 family metallopeptidase yields the protein MRKSLKQKIVSSLLTVSLAFSLAPIVQAKADSTSEITQAPSITKQVDASRAIEHIRFLSETIGPRPGGTKSEEWASRYVGMQLKSMGYEVEYQPFQVPDQYVGFIESPLSTKRNWQAGAAPNALISTAAITAPLIFVKNGTKLDEIPNEVSGKIVLFERGATVADYNKQVENAVSKGAKGVLLYSLIGGRGNYGQTFNPRLTKKQSVPVFGLAYAQGNAFKEEIAKKGTTILSLKARHESNLTSLNVIAKKKPKNSTGNEKAVVVSSHYDSVGGAPGANDNASGTGLVLELARAFQNVETDKEIRFIAFGSEEMGLLGSGYYVNSLSQKERDRILGVFNADMVATNYDKAKNLYAMTPDGSTNLVTDAALQAGKQLNNDLVLQGKFGSSDHVPFAEVGIPSALFIWMGVDSWNPLIYHIEKVYHTPQDNVFENISPERMKMALEVIGTGVYDILQSNVKAGQKAA from the coding sequence ATGAGAAAATCACTGAAACAAAAAATAGTAAGCTCCTTGCTTACTGTATCACTCGCCTTTAGCTTAGCTCCAATTGTTCAAGCAAAAGCTGATTCTACATCAGAAATTACACAGGCCCCATCTATTACAAAACAAGTTGATGCAAGCCGCGCCATCGAACATATCCGTTTCTTATCCGAGACAATCGGTCCCCGCCCTGGTGGTACAAAATCAGAAGAATGGGCTTCTCGCTACGTTGGTATGCAGCTTAAATCAATGGGATATGAAGTAGAATATCAGCCCTTTCAAGTACCGGATCAATACGTTGGATTTATCGAATCACCATTATCCACAAAACGTAATTGGCAAGCTGGCGCTGCTCCCAATGCACTAATTTCTACAGCAGCTATCACAGCACCACTTATCTTCGTTAAAAATGGAACAAAATTAGATGAAATTCCGAATGAGGTTAGCGGAAAAATTGTTTTATTCGAACGAGGTGCAACAGTAGCGGATTATAATAAGCAAGTTGAAAATGCTGTTAGTAAAGGGGCAAAAGGGGTTCTTTTATACAGTTTAATTGGAGGACGCGGAAACTATGGACAAACTTTCAATCCTCGCTTAACGAAAAAACAATCCGTACCTGTATTTGGCCTTGCTTACGCTCAAGGGAATGCATTTAAAGAAGAAATTGCGAAAAAAGGAACAACAATCCTTTCTTTAAAAGCTAGACACGAATCTAATTTAACATCACTAAATGTCATTGCAAAAAAGAAACCAAAAAATAGTACAGGTAATGAAAAAGCAGTCGTTGTAAGTTCGCACTATGATAGCGTCGGTGGCGCACCTGGTGCCAATGATAATGCTTCTGGGACTGGATTAGTATTAGAATTAGCTCGTGCTTTTCAAAATGTAGAAACTGATAAAGAAATTCGCTTTATTGCTTTCGGTTCCGAGGAAATGGGTTTACTCGGTTCGGGTTATTATGTGAATAGTCTATCTCAAAAAGAACGTGACCGTATTTTAGGTGTCTTTAATGCTGATATGGTGGCAACAAATTATGATAAAGCAAAGAATTTATACGCTATGACTCCTGATGGTTCTACAAACCTTGTAACGGATGCCGCTTTACAAGCAGGTAAACAATTAAATAATGATCTCGTTCTTCAAGGAAAATTCGGTTCTAGTGATCACGTGCCATTTGCTGAAGTGGGTATTCCCTCCGCTCTATTTATTTGGATGGGTGTCGATAGCTGGAATCCATTAATCTATCATATCGAAAAGGTATACCATACACCTCAAGATAATGTATTCGAAAACATTTCACCTGAACGTATGAAAATGGCATTAGAGGTCATTGGAACCGGTGTCTATGATATCCTTCAATCTAACGTGAAAGCAGGACAAAAAGCTGCTTAA
- a CDS encoding Cna B-type domain-containing protein encodes MFTIGQSLLPIVANAQELNTAGLVDSFQIGKTNLSTTERTKVTVNFSEKDGLGLKPGDTLTLTLPPELKGLDREFPLDDYGTCKVTAGTVVCTFNDKVDTYENIQGYLNFFVEATNVGTDQKKEIETNFGTTVDKQSVTITGPSSGGGTDPGKPPFFYKTGDMNSGKDNEVRWFLNINLNKEELSRDIVVTDNLQEGQTLNKDSFYISVDNYLGNRYLTLQEFEKQGYGTITFTGDRSFKVVLNKDKARLAAFSIGYSSTITEAGKKQEFFKNDYTIDYQVWNKEPVNESGSYPVENMEASGGATGNKVPKGKLKIVKHIEGNKEKVIPNVSFKLYKESGEQVGGEYKTNEKGIVETPQLSPGKYYVQEASAPDYIDFDPQKKVEFEIKSDDENGVELDIPNKVKATSVSGTKMWNDNNNKFGKRPESITVQLLQNGTEFKTQEVKADKEGNWNFSFTDLPKYDEQGSEYTYTVSEVKVNGYETKVDGTTITNTYKNTDKTEVSGKKVWEDYNNKFNTRPESITVQLLQNGKEFNKQEVKADKEGNWNFSFKDLPKYDGQGNAYTYTVSEVKVNGYETKVDGTTITNTYKNTDKTEVSGKKVWEDYNNKFGKRPESITVQLLQNGKEFNKQEVKADKEGNWNFSFKDLPKYDGQGNAYTYTVSEVKVNGYETKVDGTTITNTYKNTDKTEVSGKKVWEDYNNKFNTRPESITVQLLQNGTEFQTQEVKADKEGNWNFNFKDLPKYDGQGNAYTYTVSEVKVNGYETKVDETTITNTYKNTDKTELSGKKVWEDYNNKFNTRPESITVQLLQNGKEFNKQEVKVDKEGNWNFSFKDLPKYDGQGNAYTYTVSEVKVNGYETKVDGTTITNTYKNTETTEVSGKKVWEDYNNKFNTRPESITVQLLQNGTEFQTQEVKADKEGNWNFSFKDLPKYDGQGNEFKYTVSEVKVKDYETKVDGTTITNTYKNTETTEVSGKKVWEDYNNKFNTRPESITVQLLQNGKEFNKQEVKADKEGNWNFSFKDLPKYDEKGNEFKYTVSEVKVNGYETKVDGTTITNTYKNTETTEISGKKVWDDNNAIDRPVSIKVDLLQNGKVIDTKEVSVATNWKYTFEKLQVYDANGVAYKYEVKEQPVAGYKSEVNGYDITNTKIKDEPGVDPKDPSTDPKDPSTDPNTNTDKNSDSKVPPTTENDKPTLLPNTGGTSAETISILGGMVLFLLGGILFARQLIK; translated from the coding sequence ATGTTTACTATAGGTCAGAGTTTGCTACCTATAGTAGCAAATGCACAAGAACTAAACACAGCAGGACTTGTGGATAGTTTTCAGATTGGTAAAACAAATCTAAGTACCACAGAACGGACTAAAGTCACTGTAAACTTCAGTGAAAAAGATGGACTTGGTCTGAAGCCTGGAGACACACTAACATTAACACTGCCTCCAGAATTAAAAGGATTAGATAGGGAGTTTCCATTAGATGACTATGGTACTTGTAAAGTCACTGCAGGTACTGTGGTATGTACATTTAATGATAAAGTGGATACATATGAAAATATTCAAGGGTATTTAAACTTTTTCGTGGAAGCTACTAATGTAGGAACGGATCAAAAGAAAGAGATTGAAACTAATTTCGGTACAACTGTAGATAAGCAGTCTGTAACAATTACCGGTCCAAGTAGTGGTGGTGGCACAGATCCTGGAAAGCCACCGTTTTTTTATAAAACTGGTGATATGAACTCAGGTAAGGACAATGAAGTACGTTGGTTCTTGAATATAAATTTAAATAAAGAAGAGTTAAGTCGTGATATTGTTGTGACTGATAATTTACAGGAAGGTCAAACACTTAATAAGGATAGTTTCTATATAAGTGTAGATAATTACCTAGGTAATCGATATTTAACGCTACAAGAGTTTGAAAAGCAAGGTTACGGAACGATTACCTTTACTGGTGACAGATCATTTAAAGTTGTGCTTAATAAGGATAAAGCACGTCTTGCCGCCTTTTCGATTGGTTATAGCTCTACTATAACGGAAGCAGGGAAGAAGCAAGAGTTTTTTAAGAATGATTATACGATTGATTACCAAGTTTGGAACAAAGAGCCAGTTAATGAATCGGGCAGTTACCCAGTCGAAAATATGGAAGCTAGCGGTGGTGCTACTGGTAACAAGGTTCCAAAAGGAAAGCTGAAAATTGTTAAGCATATTGAAGGAAATAAAGAAAAAGTAATTCCGAATGTTTCGTTTAAGTTGTATAAAGAGTCTGGTGAACAAGTTGGGGGCGAATATAAAACAAATGAAAAAGGGATAGTTGAAACTCCTCAATTATCACCAGGTAAATATTATGTACAAGAGGCTTCAGCTCCAGACTATATTGATTTCGATCCTCAGAAAAAAGTAGAGTTTGAAATAAAATCAGATGATGAAAATGGAGTCGAACTGGATATTCCAAATAAAGTGAAAGCTACATCTGTTTCAGGAACGAAGATGTGGAATGACAACAACAATAAGTTTGGTAAACGCCCAGAAAGCATCACAGTTCAATTGCTTCAAAATGGAACAGAATTTAAAACACAAGAAGTGAAAGCTGATAAAGAAGGCAACTGGAACTTTAGTTTCACGGATCTACCAAAGTACGATGAGCAAGGAAGCGAGTACACGTACACAGTAAGTGAAGTAAAAGTAAACGGATATGAAACAAAAGTAGACGGAACAACGATTACGAACACTTACAAAAATACGGACAAAACAGAAGTTAGTGGTAAGAAAGTCTGGGAAGACTACAACAACAAGTTCAATACACGCCCAGAAAGCATCACGGTTCAATTGCTTCAAAATGGTAAAGAGTTTAACAAGCAAGAAGTAAAAGCTGATAAAGAAGGCAACTGGAATTTCAGCTTTAAAGATCTACCAAAGTACGATGGACAAGGAAATGCGTACACGTACACAGTAAGTGAAGTAAAAGTAAACGGATATGAAACAAAAGTAGACGGAACAACGATTACGAACACTTACAAAAATACGGACAAAACAGAAGTTAGTGGTAAGAAAGTCTGGGAAGACTACAACAATAAGTTTGGTAAACGCCCAGAAAGCATCACGGTTCAATTGCTTCAAAATGGTAAAGAGTTTAACAAGCAAGAAGTGAAAGCTGATAAAGAAGGCAACTGGAATTTCAGCTTTAAAGATCTACCAAAGTACGATGGACAAGGAAATGCGTACACGTACACGGTAAGTGAAGTAAAAGTAAACGGATATGAAACAAAAGTAGACGGAACAACGATTACGAACACTTACAAAAATACGGACAAAACAGAAGTTAGTGGTAAGAAAGTCTGGGAAGACTACAATAACAAGTTCAACACACGCCCAGAAAGTATTACGGTTCAATTGCTTCAAAATGGAACAGAGTTCCAAACACAAGAAGTGAAAGCTGATAAAGAAGGCAACTGGAATTTTAACTTCAAAGACCTACCAAAGTATGATGGACAAGGAAATGCGTACACGTACACAGTAAGTGAAGTAAAAGTAAACGGATATGAAACAAAAGTAGACGAAACAACGATTACGAACACTTATAAAAATACGGACAAAACAGAACTAAGTGGTAAGAAAGTCTGGGAAGACTACAACAACAAGTTCAACACACGCCCAGAAAGTATTACGGTTCAATTGCTTCAAAACGGTAAAGAGTTTAACAAGCAAGAAGTGAAAGTTGATAAAGAAGGCAACTGGAATTTTAGCTTCAAAGACCTACCAAAGTATGATGGACAAGGAAATGCATACACGTACACAGTAAGTGAAGTGAAAGTAAACGGATATGAAACAAAAGTAGACGGAACAACGATTACGAACACTTACAAAAATACGGAAACGACTGAAGTTAGTGGTAAGAAAGTCTGGGAAGACTACAACAATAAGTTCAACACACGCCCAGAAAGTATTACGGTTCAATTGCTTCAAAATGGAACAGAGTTCCAAACACAAGAAGTGAAAGCTGATAAAGAAGGCAACTGGAATTTCAGCTTCAAAGATCTACCAAAGTACGATGGACAAGGAAATGAGTTCAAGTACACAGTAAGTGAAGTAAAAGTGAAAGACTATGAAACAAAAGTGGACGGAACAACAATTACGAACACTTACAAAAATACAGAAACAACTGAAGTTAGTGGTAAGAAAGTCTGGGAAGACTACAACAACAAGTTCAACACACGCCCAGAAAGTATTACGGTTCAATTGCTTCAAAATGGTAAAGAGTTTAACAAGCAAGAAGTGAAAGCTGATAAAGAAGGCAACTGGAATTTCAGCTTCAAAGATCTACCAAAGTACGATGAAAAAGGAAACGAGTTCAAGTACACAGTAAGTGAAGTAAAAGTAAATGGATATGAAACAAAAGTAGACGGAACAACAATTACGAACACTTACAAAAATACAGAAACAACAGAAATCAGTGGTAAGAAAGTTTGGGATGATAATAACGCAATAGATCGTCCAGTATCCATCAAAGTAGACTTATTACAAAATGGAAAAGTGATTGACACGAAAGAAGTAAGCGTGGCAACAAACTGGAAGTACACGTTTGAAAAACTACAAGTATATGATGCAAACGGAGTAGCGTACAAGTATGAAGTGAAAGAACAACCAGTAGCGGGATACAAATCCGAAGTAAATGGTTATGACATCACGAATACAAAAATCAAGGACGAACCAGGTGTAGATCCAAAAGATCCAAGCACAGATCCAAAAGATCCGAGCACAGATCCAAACACAAATACAGACAAAAATAGCGATTCAAAAGTTCCACCTACTACAGAAAATGATAAGCCAACATTACTTCCTAACACAGGAGGAACATCAGCAGAAACGATTTCAATTCTTGGCGGTATGGTATTGTTCCTTTTAGGTGGAATTCTATTTGCTCGTCAGCTAATAAAATAA
- the map gene encoding type I methionyl aminopeptidase, producing the protein MIQSDKIYIRGRTVVFMIIRNEQDLEGLRKIGRIVALAREEMKQQAKPGMTTKELDLIGKKVLDEHGAISAPEKEYKFPGVTCISINEEVAHGIPGDRVLKEGDLVNVDVSAALDGYYADTGISFVLGEDEKKEKLCQAAVDAFWEAMKKIKAGSKQNQIGRAVSNFAHKNGYNVIQNLTGHGIGLSLHEAPNHILSYYDPMDNALLKDGLVIAVEPFISMKADHIIERGDDGWTFVTPDKSLVAQCEHTIVVTRGEPIILTEI; encoded by the coding sequence ATGATACAATCGGATAAGATATATATTCGAGGAAGGACAGTGGTTTTCATGATTATTCGTAATGAACAAGATTTAGAAGGTTTACGAAAAATCGGCCGCATCGTTGCACTTGCACGCGAAGAAATGAAACAACAAGCGAAGCCAGGTATGACAACGAAAGAGCTTGATTTAATTGGTAAAAAAGTATTAGATGAGCACGGTGCTATATCAGCACCTGAAAAAGAATATAAATTCCCAGGTGTAACTTGCATTAGTATAAACGAAGAAGTTGCTCACGGTATTCCAGGAGATCGTGTATTAAAAGAAGGCGACTTAGTAAACGTAGACGTATCAGCAGCACTTGACGGTTATTATGCAGATACAGGTATTTCATTTGTTCTTGGTGAAGACGAAAAAAAAGAAAAGCTATGCCAAGCTGCGGTAGATGCGTTTTGGGAAGCAATGAAAAAAATAAAAGCTGGATCAAAACAAAACCAAATTGGTCGTGCTGTTTCTAACTTTGCACATAAAAATGGATACAACGTTATTCAAAACTTAACTGGTCACGGCATTGGGCTTAGCTTACACGAGGCTCCAAATCATATCTTAAGCTACTATGATCCAATGGATAATGCACTTCTAAAAGATGGTCTTGTTATCGCTGTAGAGCCATTCATATCTATGAAAGCAGATCATATTATTGAGCGCGGGGATGATGGTTGGACATTCGTTACACCTGATAAAAGTCTTGTTGCACAATGTGAGCATACAATCGTTGTAACACGTGGCGAACCGATTATCTTAACCGAAATATAA
- a CDS encoding ABC transporter permease has translation MRALWMQCKIEVLRTFRNKLFIFFSLLMPVMFYYIFTNVVQVPQNGDAWKAHYLISMATFSIVGTALFSFGVRLSQEKGQGWTHLLKITPLPEGAYLAAKIIAQTVVNAFSILVIFMAGILINNVELTIGQWIGAGLWLLLGVTPFLALGTVIGSIKKADAAAGLANILNMSLAVIGGLWMPIEVFPKILRSIGEWTPTYHFGSGAWDIVAGKSVGWENIAVLGGYFLIFVVVSIYIRKRQEAV, from the coding sequence ATGAGAGCATTATGGATGCAATGTAAAATAGAGGTTTTACGTACGTTCCGCAATAAATTATTCATCTTTTTCTCATTATTAATGCCAGTTATGTTTTATTACATCTTTACAAATGTTGTTCAAGTCCCGCAAAACGGAGATGCATGGAAAGCACATTATTTAATTTCAATGGCGACTTTCAGTATTGTAGGGACTGCCCTTTTTAGTTTCGGTGTGAGACTTTCTCAGGAAAAAGGGCAAGGATGGACACATTTGTTAAAAATTACACCGCTTCCAGAGGGAGCATATTTAGCAGCTAAAATTATTGCTCAAACAGTAGTGAATGCTTTTTCAATCTTAGTTATTTTTATGGCAGGAATATTAATTAATAATGTTGAGTTAACGATAGGCCAATGGATTGGTGCAGGATTATGGCTATTACTAGGCGTGACACCATTTTTAGCCCTTGGAACAGTAATAGGTTCAATTAAGAAGGCGGATGCAGCAGCTGGTTTAGCCAATATTTTAAATATGAGTCTGGCTGTAATCGGTGGATTATGGATGCCAATTGAAGTGTTCCCGAAAATATTAAGATCTATTGGTGAATGGACACCAACATACCACTTTGGAAGCGGTGCATGGGACATTGTAGCTGGGAAATCAGTTGGTTGGGAAAATATCGCGGTACTAGGAGGTTATTTCCTTATATTTGTTGTAGTATCAATATATATAAGAAAAAGACAGGAAGCGGTATAA
- a CDS encoding ABC transporter ATP-binding protein, with product MEKIIEVNGVSKTFKHKKAVNNVSFHVNKGQIVALLGPNGAGKTTTISMMLGLKDPTEGNVSIFGKSPKHRDVRNSLGAMLQEVSVIDSITVEEAIELFRSYYTNPVEKEILLQLSNLEPERKQRCEKLSGGQKRRLNFALALAGNPELLFLDEPTVGMDITSRKTFWETIRKLASEGKTIILTTHYLEEADALADRILLFANGKIIADGTPDEMKATISRKTISFYSKEKIPKSLLKDLPHVTEVQSNEGRFTLTTEDTDATLQAIYQRNLPVTDVSVERGSLDEAFEQFVANQKEGIA from the coding sequence ATGGAAAAGATTATTGAAGTAAATGGTGTTTCTAAAACATTTAAACATAAAAAAGCAGTAAATAACGTTTCATTTCATGTAAATAAAGGGCAAATAGTAGCATTACTCGGTCCAAATGGTGCGGGGAAAACAACGACAATTTCAATGATGCTCGGATTAAAAGATCCGACAGAGGGGAATGTCTCTATATTTGGAAAGAGTCCGAAGCATAGAGATGTTCGTAATAGCCTTGGTGCGATGCTACAAGAAGTAAGTGTGATTGATAGTATCACGGTAGAAGAGGCAATTGAGTTATTCCGTAGTTATTATACGAATCCTGTAGAGAAAGAAATATTACTGCAGTTGTCAAACTTAGAACCAGAAAGAAAGCAAAGATGTGAGAAATTATCGGGCGGTCAAAAAAGAAGGTTAAATTTTGCGCTGGCACTTGCAGGGAATCCAGAGTTGTTATTTTTAGATGAACCAACTGTAGGGATGGACATAACATCTCGAAAAACGTTTTGGGAAACGATTAGAAAATTAGCAAGTGAAGGGAAAACGATTATTTTAACAACACATTATTTAGAAGAAGCGGATGCGCTAGCAGATCGAATTTTATTATTTGCGAACGGAAAGATTATCGCAGATGGCACACCAGATGAGATGAAAGCGACTATTTCTCGAAAAACAATCTCGTTTTATTCGAAAGAGAAAATTCCTAAGAGTTTACTAAAGGACTTACCGCATGTAACAGAAGTACAGTCAAATGAAGGGCGCTTCACTTTAACGACGGAAGATACAGATGCCACTTTACAAGCAATTTATCAGAGGAATCTACCTGTAACAGACGTTTCAGTTGAACGTGGAAGCCTCGATGAAGCATTTGAACAGTTTGTTGCAAATCAGAAGGAGGGAATCGCATGA